From the genome of Aspergillus fumigatus Af293 chromosome 1, whole genome shotgun sequence, one region includes:
- a CDS encoding SH3 domain-containing protein, translating into MTRPRIIRADTLDLQDHHAPSAKDHSKHSFNTGSGLSPHQEHTLHRADQDARNEMIHGPTLDENHLNADNYHDGMDIHDDMDVADAGFGHHGRGHGSEEGDLADEESDDLLDDDLMDKISSSPSIDDEDIDFEFVYALHNFVATVDGQANAAKGDTMVLLDDSNSYWWLVRIVKDGSIGYLPAEHIETPTERLARLNKHRNVDLSATMLGDNSEKSKNPLKKAMRRRNAKNVTFTAPTYIEASDIDWSTEDEIDDGDSLIDAGNIIRDGDDLQDDHNDDIVVEPLRPKSNRDKATDESENVEETPQSGSTSPDKQPSSQELFEVASEPTVSRSRNGTVRNTDSFFKDDTVETKKISLTPNLLRDEVSSGGLSSETKEGRSSFDNIDKALGANDKGRDDKKRKDKKPGMLSGLFKRKDKRTKSIEDDSEEPEKVSGEISRTSPIPKTSSESVSSPESRPTKGNPAQKQTTKSQKQNLPVTSPSKQAVQHGGNAHVAVESGETVLTKGKQKSDTIRQVVSEDDDILQPSRAIVSEEAGDGVLSPVDTIDSSAKRDPEDVMAKDSTSDRVESQHEERQSPYDRIVPLKPSVTLQPQRSPQKQESSYPDRRPESSASVSAVEAGAPPGLQADVSSPKDYSVSSTSPPISPVENASEINRIDTVASPMDRLSAETPTWSDASLRSYLDDGNDIRDLYIIVHDSSNIPPAGPEHPITGSLFKEESRRLKEMSSQLDMMLTDWVGRRLRNATATKAVSVTAL; encoded by the exons aTGACACGACCTCGAATTATCAGAGCTG ACACGCTCGaccttcaagatcatcatgCTCCCTCGGCTAAAGATCATTCGAAACATTCCTTCAATACAGGCAGCGGCCTTTCACCCCATCAGGAACACACGCTTCACCGTGCGGATCAAGATGCGAGAAATGAGATGATACACGGCCCCACTTTGGACGAGAACCACCTGAACGCTGACAACTACCATGATGGAATGGATATCCATGACGATATGGATGTTGCGGATGCAGGATTCGGCCATCATGGACGAGGCCATGGTTCAGAAGAAGGCGACCTCGCAGACGAAGAAAGTGACGATCTATTGGATGATGATCTGATGGACAAAATTTCAAGTTCGCCGTCAATCGACGATG AAGATATTGATTTCGAATTCGTCTACGCTCTTCACAACTTTGTCGCCACGGTTGATGGACAAGCCAACGCTGCAAAAGGAGATACAATGGTTCTCCTTGACGATAGCAACAGCTACTGGTGGCTCGTTCGAATCGTGAAGGATGGCAGCATCG GGTATCTGCCGGCTGAGCATATAGAAACACCAACAGAAAGACTTGCAAGGCTGAACAAGCATCGAAATGTTGAT TTGTCAGCGACGATGCTGGGTGACAATTCAGAGAAATCCAAAAACCCGTTAAAGAAAGCAATGCGCCGCAGAAATGCAAAAAACGTCACCTTCACCGCTCCGACCTACATTGAAGCGTCGGATATTGATTGGTCGaccgaggatgagattgacgacGGAGACTCTCTTATCGACGCCGGAAATATCATACgtgatggcgatgatctgCAGGATGATCACAATGATGATATCGTTGTTGAGCCGCTCAGACCGAAGTCAAATCGTGACAAGGCCACTGATGAGTCGGAAAACGTGGAAGAAACTCCCCAGTCTGGCTCTACGAGCCCCGACAAGCAACCCTCCAGCCAGGAGTTGTTTGAGGTAGCAAGTGAACCTACAGTCAGCAGATCTCGGAATGGGACCGTGAGGAACACAGATTCGTTCTTCAAAGACGACACTGTTGAGACTAAGAAGATATCTCTGACGCCGAATTTGCTTCGTGACGAAGTGAGCAGTGGCGGGCTTTCAAGCGAGACAAAGGAGGGCCGCTCAAGCTTTGACAATATCGACAAAGCACTGGGTGCAAACGACAAAGGCAGggatgacaagaagagaaaggataagaagcCAGGGATGCTGAGTGGGCTGTTCAAGCGGAAGGATAAAAGAACAAAATCTATCGAAGATGATTCCGAGGAGCCCGAAAAGGTCTCGGGCGAAATATCTCGAACGTCACCCATACCCAAGACGTCCTCTGAGTCCGTGTCCTCCCCCGAGTCACGGCCAACGAAAGGGAATCCAGCACAAAAGCAGACGACTAAGTCCCAGAAGCAGAATTTGCCTGTCACCTCGCCCTCCAAGCAAGCGGTTCAACATGGTGGGAATGCGCATGTTGCCGTCGAAAGTGGTGAAACGGTTCTTACAAAGGGAAAACAAAAGAGTGATACAATCCGGCAAGTGGTTTCTGAGGATGACGACATTCTTCAGCCTTCACGTGCAATAGTTTCTGAGGAAGCAGGAGACGGTGTACTGTCTCCTGTTGACACGATAGATTCGTCAGCAAAGAGGGATCCTGAGGATGTAATGGCCAAGGATTCCACAAGCGACCGCGTTGAATCCCAACACGaagaaagacagagtccttaCGATCGAATAGTTCCTCTCAAACCGTCTGTGACATTGCAGCCGCAGAGATCCCCACAGAAACAGGAGAGCTCCTATCCTGATCGAAGACCAGAGTCCTCTGCGAGTGTGTCAGCGGTCGAGGCCGGTGCGCCACCTGGCCTTCAAGCGGATGTGTCTTCTCCAAAGGATTATTCCGTTTCCTCAACCTCGCCGCCAATTTCCCCAGTCGAAAACGCTAGCGAGATCAATCGCATTGATACAGTCGCCTCTCCAATGGATCGACTTTCTGCGGAAACCCCGACTTGGAGCGACGCTAGTCTGCGGTCGTACTTGGACGATGGGAACGACATCCGCGATTTGTACATTATTGTGCATGATAGTTCGAACATCCCTCCAGCTGGTCCTGAGCATCCAATCACAGGTAGCCTCTTCAAAGAGGAAAGCAGGAGGCTGAAGGAAATGAGCAGCCAGTTGGACATGATGCTAACTGACTGGGTCGGCCGACGCTTGCGAAATGCGACTGCCACGAAGGCAGTAAGCGTTACGGCGTTGTGA
- the lcb2 gene encoding putative serine palmitoyltransferase 2, with amino-acid sequence MPRRSATSSSSANDSFNSPFSSSTSGKSGIAIKASTSKPNRFTQLFSTSPKSKSEPQSAQSALQAASGTFQPSPVAPPISSASLSLPTISLSTATAGNPNMDEPPTTLFQPPSPEEARRQAKQHAQFGPIGHPSHRYSSRHPGGVFPEPVMDEPPYYYLLTTYISYLILIAFGHVRDFFGKRFREENYRHLKPRDGYGALNSDFDNFYVRRLKLRINDCFERPVTGVPGRYITLIDRATDDHNKHFYLTGTTTDTLNLSSYNYLGFAQSEGPCADHAEDTLRKYGISAPSTRAEVGTQDLHAEVESLVASFVGKEASMVFSMGFGTNANIFPALVNKGCLIISDELNHASIRFGARLSGASIGMFKHNDMKDLEAKLREAISQGQPRTHRPWKKILVVVEGLYSMEGSMCNLPGLIALKRRYKFHLFVDEAHSIGAIGPKGRGVCDYFSIDTKEVDILMGTLTKSFGANGGYIAADKAMIDKLRATNSGIFYGEAPAPAILAQISSALRIINGEIVPGQGEERLQRLAFNSRYLRLGLKRLGFIVYGHDDSPIIPVLLFNPAKMPAFSHEMLRRKISVVVVGYPATPLVSSRARFCVSAAHTKEDLDRVLTACDEIGNVLQLKFSTGIAGGALPPDEGIGHPPEKEIELRRKRSSRIVPPRWRIEDVIRRGVQDVQSPLY; translated from the coding sequence ATGCCTCGCCGATCTGctacttcctcttcttccgccaACGACTCTTTCAACTCACCCTTTTCTTCGTCTACTTCGGGCAAGAGCGGTATCGCCATCAAAGCCTCTACATCCAAACCGAATCGCTTCACCCAGCTCTTCTCAACGTCCCCTAAGTCCAAATCCGAACCTCAATCCGCACAGTCCGCTCTCCAGGCAGCTAGTGGGACTTTCCAACCCAGTCCTGTCGCTCCGCCGATCAGTTCGGCATCACTGTCCCTACCGACCATTTCTTTATCGACAGCTACTGCGGGTAATCCAAATATGGACGAGCCTCCGACCACACTTTTCCAACCTCCGTCACCCGAAGAGGCCCGTCGGCAAGCCAAGCAACATGCCCAATTCGGCCCCATTGGCCATCCAAGCCACCGCTACTCGAGTAGACACCCTGGCGGTGTCTTCCCAGAGCCAGTGATGGACGAACCACCCTATTATTATCTTCTCACTACCTATATCAGCTACTTGATTTTGATAGCTTTCGGACACGTCCGCGATTTCTTCGGGAAGCGCTTTCGCGAGGAGAATTATCGGCACCTGAAACCTCGCGATGGATACGGTGCTCTCAACAGTGATTTTGATAACTTTTACGTGCGTCGTCTCAAGCTGCGTATCAATGACTGTTTCGAACGCCCGGTGACCGGGGTCCCTGGAAGATACATCACCTTGATCGATCGGGCAACCGATGACCACAACAAACATTTTTATCTCACCGGTACCACTACGGATACCTTGAACCTGAGCTCATACAACTACCTCGGATTCGCCCAGTCTGAAGGTCCCTGCGCCGACCACGCCGAGGATACTCTGAGGAAGTACGGGATTAGTGCTCCTAGCACTCGCGCTGAGGTGGGAACGCAAGATCTTCATGCGGAAGTTGAGAGTCTTGTTGCCAGCTTTGTGGGCAAGGAGGCCTCGATGGTCTTCTCGATGGGGTTTGGTACAAATGCAAATATCTTTCCTGCCTTGGTGAACAAAGGCTGCCTAATTATCTCTGATGAATTGAATCACGCATCGATCCGCTTTGGTGCTCGTCTTTCAGGTGCGTCCATTGGAATGTTCAAGCACAACGATATGAAGGACCTGGAGGCAAAGCTGCGTGAAGCCATCTCTCAAGGCCAGCCACGTACTCATCGCCCATGGAAGAAAATTCTGGTCGTTGTTGAAGGACTGTACTCTATGGAAGGATCTATGTGTAATCTTCCAGGTCTTATTGCGCTGAAGCGTCGCTATAAATTTCACCTTTTTGTGGATGAGGCGCACTCGATTGGAGCCATAGGTCCCAAGGGACGGGGTGTTTGTGACTATTTCAGCATTGACACGAAGGAGGTAGACATTCTGATGGGAACTCTTACCAAGTCATTTGGCGCCAACGGGGGCTACATTGCTGCTGATAAGGCGATGATTGACAAACTTCGCGCGACCAATTCCGGTATTTTCTACGGCGAGGCGCCAGCTCCTGCTATCCTGGCGCAGATCTCTTCTGCGctccgcatcatcaacggTGAGATTGTTCCGGGCCAGGGTGAAGAGCGGTTGCAGCGTTTGGCCTTCAACTCTCGATATCTTCGCCTCGGATTGAAGCGTCTTGGCTTTATAGTGTACGGCCACGACGATTCGCCAATTATTCCTGTCCTTCTTTTCAACCCTGCCAAGATGCCCGCCTTCTCCCACGAAATGCTTAGAAGAAAGATCtccgtcgtcgttgtcgGGTACCCCGCCACTCCTCTGGTATCCTCTCGGGCTCGTTTCTGCGTTTCGGCCGCGCATACcaaggaagaccttgacCGCGTTCTGACTGCCTGCGACGAGATTGGCAATGTACTGCAACTGAAGTTCTCTACCGGAATTGCTGGAGGCGCTCTACCCCCCGATGAAGGTATAGGCCATCCTCCTGAGAAAGAGATAGAATTGCGGCGCAAGCGGTCCTCGAGGATTGTGCCTCCTCGTTGGCGTATTGAGGATGTCATCAGACGGGGTGTACAAGACGTCCAATCGCCATTGTACTAA
- the gprG gene encoding PQ-loop repeat-containing protein, with the protein MPPPLLYNVLPAALPAHCEPSSPFLAAVSSHLHICLPTPLALLSSILGTLSIISWLFAQLPQIYKNYQLQSTSGLSLFFLVEWCLGDTGNLVGALFTRQAAWQVIIAAYYVLVDVTLVFQFFWYTHYKGRRVAYGGHSHSHHGEDAGSFLEGVPLSEEDSITDIPPRKPATEGSATKDEELLKKSSPITMNHQPLLYTNEKLSSSRRTITRSSSGPSLPLASTRTLLLASMLCAVVANAQPTEHHLPPAASQQTTLLVGRISSWISTALYLGSRPPQLIKNYRRKSTAGLSPLLFMAAFCGNLFYSASLATNPNAWYDFPPWGGRGWAGADGNKRLEWVGLSIPFFLGAFGVLFLDGCMGLQFLMYGAPDEEQVVPVMYAERRSRWTRVRGWMRGWIPSVPPRRASHDTSVQESQALLRGERERYGTVYTV; encoded by the coding sequence ATGCCTCCTCCGCTATTATACAATGTCCTACCAGCCGCTCTTCCAGCACATTGTGAGCCCTCGTCACCATTCCTAGCTGCCGTTTCGTCCCACTTGCATATCTGCCTTCCTACGCCTCTTGCGCTCTTATCTTCGATTCTCGGAACGCTCAGCATCATATCCTGGCTTTTTGCGCAGCTTCCCCAAATATACAAGAACTACCAGTTGCAATCAACGTCCGGGCTGTCCCTGTTCTTTCTCGTCGAATGGTGTCTTGGTGATACAGGTAACCTTGTGGGCGCTCTGTTTACTCGGCAGGCAGCCTGGCAAGTCATCATAGCCGCCTACTACGTCTTGGTGGACGTTACCCTAGTGTTCCAGTTCTTTTGGTATACACACTACAAAGGCCGAAGGGTCGCGTACGGTGGCCACTCCCACTCCCACCATGGCGAAGACGCCGGATCGTTCCTGGAGGGAGTGCCGCTATCAGAGGAGGATTCGATCACTGATATCCCACCACGCAAGCCTGCAACGGAAGGCTCGGCCACaaaggatgaggagctcCTCAAGAAATCGTCGCCCATAACGATGAACCACCAACCGCTACTATACACTAACGAGAAGTTAAGCTCGTCTCGTCGCACGATCACCAGATCGAGCAGTGGTCCCAGCCTGCCACTCGCCTCCACGCGCACTCTGCTTCTCGCATCGATGCTCTGCGCCGTTGTAGCCAACGCGCAGCCTACCGAGCACCACCTGCCGCCCGCAGCTTCACAACAGACCACCCTACTGGTCGGCCGAATCTCGTCCTGGATCTCAACGGCTCTCTACCTCGGCTCACGTCCACCTCAACTCATCAAAAACTACCGCCGCAAAAGCACCGCAGGGCTTTCCCCCTTACTCTTCATGGCCGCCTTTTGCGGTAACCTCTTCTACTCCGCCTCACTCGCAACCAACCCCAATGCATGGTACGACTTTCCTCCCTGGGGAGGTCGCGGATGGGCAGGCGCAGACGGCAACAAGCGCCTGGAATGGGTGGGCCTCTCCATCCCATTCTTCCTCGGCGCCTTTGGCGTCCTCTTTCTCGACGGCTGCATGGGCCTGCAGTTCCTCATGTACGGCGCCCCAGACGAAGAACAGGTTGTTCCCGTCATGTACGCAGAAAGGAGGAGCAGGTGGACCCGCGTCCGGGGCTGGATGAGGGGCTGGATCCCCTCCGTGCCCCCTCGACGAGCATCCCACGATACCTCTGTGCAGGAAAGCCAGGCGCTCCTACGCGGAGAACGGGAGAGATACGGCACTGTTTACACTGTTTAG